In Prochlorococcus marinus XMU1404, the following proteins share a genomic window:
- a CDS encoding Tab2 family RNA-binding protein — protein MNINNKTEPSLELKTSNWELDFYSRPIIESNGKKRWELIICSTRSFKTEDIFLWNKNCPANKVNSEWLTEALNEAINDAKKQGWAKPTIVRFWRSSMKSIIKKSLEASSIEPLVSRRTYDLIDRIEFLEKEIYPKETGYVRGVLAPTLSSRIESSPQPLPEAVRGDALTISEISIGELKSAENWPMEFGDIFPIQQDLDDNHSVPGLRLFSKDRSLALAAWFSCLEPIKLTINKNQLILEASEEDKWLVTDLPEKDANILSTKFLENKRNSFGYQFISIQSTPYIEKFAGFWILRDIKLIS, from the coding sequence ATGAACATTAATAATAAAACAGAACCAAGTCTTGAATTAAAAACTTCAAATTGGGAATTAGACTTTTATTCAAGACCAATTATTGAATCCAATGGAAAAAAAAGATGGGAGTTAATTATTTGCTCTACAAGAAGTTTTAAGACAGAAGATATTTTTCTTTGGAATAAAAATTGTCCTGCTAATAAAGTTAATTCAGAATGGCTTACAGAGGCACTAAATGAAGCAATTAATGATGCAAAAAAACAAGGCTGGGCGAAACCAACAATAGTTAGATTTTGGAGATCTTCAATGAAATCGATCATTAAGAAATCACTGGAGGCCTCAAGTATTGAGCCTCTTGTTAGTAGAAGAACTTACGATTTAATTGATAGAATCGAATTTCTTGAAAAAGAGATTTATCCAAAGGAAACAGGTTATGTAAGAGGGGTACTAGCTCCTACTTTAAGCTCCAGAATAGAAAGCTCTCCTCAACCTCTACCAGAAGCAGTGAGAGGTGACGCTTTAACTATCTCTGAAATATCAATTGGTGAATTAAAATCAGCAGAAAATTGGCCCATGGAATTTGGAGATATTTTCCCAATTCAACAAGATTTAGATGATAATCACTCAGTCCCAGGATTAAGACTTTTTAGCAAAGATAGATCTTTAGCACTTGCTGCATGGTTCAGTTGTTTAGAACCTATTAAATTAACTATAAATAAAAACCAACTTATCCTTGAAGCTTCAGAAGAAGATAAGTGGCTGGTAACAGATTTACCAGAAAAAGATGCAAACATTTTAAGTACAAAGTTTTTAGAGAATAAAAGAAATTCTTTTGGTTATCAATTTATTTCCATACAGTCAACGCCATATATTGAAAAATTTGCAGGATTCTGGATCTTGAGGGATATTAAATTAATTTCATAA
- a CDS encoding S1 RNA-binding domain-containing protein, whose product MGVSNKNAQDNIQPKGNKKPLQVLHISKKDTQKIDNEQTNSQEEIKKEDIAIKPQIIKNDSVKKIEDNNENTNDFDISQQNLTQQDLNRPLNFSEQSTDFQLERTVDEFDFDESAFLEALNENEPIGATGETISGKVIAIESDGLYVDIGGKAPGFMPKKECGLGVITNFKEKFSKGLEMEVLVIKEQNADGMVTLSARALILRQSWEKVTISSKNGELIDVLINGFNRGGLTCDVDGLRGFIPRSQLEDGQNHQSFVGKTLKVAFLEVNPESRKLVLSEKKARLVSKLGSLKLGQLIEGEVLAVKPYGFFIDLDGASGLLHQSSLTNGSIRSLREIFREGEIIKALISEIDLEKGRIGLNTALLENSAGELIIDKQKVMQEATERALKTKALFDKKEQDK is encoded by the coding sequence ATGGGAGTCAGTAATAAAAATGCCCAAGATAATATCCAACCAAAGGGCAATAAAAAACCTCTTCAGGTACTTCACATAAGCAAGAAAGATACTCAAAAAATAGATAATGAGCAAACCAATTCGCAAGAAGAAATTAAAAAAGAAGATATCGCAATCAAACCGCAAATCATTAAAAATGATTCAGTAAAAAAAATTGAGGACAATAATGAAAACACCAATGATTTTGATATTTCTCAACAAAATTTAACTCAACAAGACTTAAATAGACCCCTTAATTTTTCTGAGCAAAGCACAGATTTTCAATTAGAAAGAACAGTTGATGAATTCGATTTTGATGAAAGTGCCTTTTTAGAAGCTTTAAATGAAAATGAGCCAATAGGGGCGACAGGAGAGACTATCTCAGGAAAGGTTATAGCAATTGAGAGTGATGGTTTATACGTTGACATTGGTGGAAAAGCGCCAGGTTTTATGCCCAAAAAAGAATGCGGGTTAGGAGTAATTACTAACTTTAAGGAAAAATTTTCTAAAGGGCTTGAAATGGAAGTTTTGGTAATTAAAGAGCAAAATGCTGATGGAATGGTGACGTTAAGTGCTAGAGCATTAATTCTTAGACAAAGTTGGGAAAAAGTCACAATTTCTTCAAAAAATGGAGAATTAATTGATGTTTTAATAAATGGTTTTAACAGGGGTGGACTTACATGCGATGTAGATGGGTTGAGAGGATTTATCCCAAGATCCCAACTTGAAGATGGTCAGAATCATCAATCATTTGTTGGCAAAACTTTAAAAGTAGCATTTCTAGAGGTCAATCCAGAATCCAGAAAATTAGTTCTCTCTGAAAAAAAGGCGAGATTAGTTTCTAAACTTGGGAGTTTAAAATTGGGCCAATTAATCGAAGGAGAAGTTTTAGCAGTTAAACCATATGGCTTTTTTATTGATTTAGATGGAGCTAGTGGACTTCTTCATCAATCCTCACTAACAAATGGATCTATTCGTTCCTTACGAGAAATTTTTAGAGAAGGGGAAATTATAAAAGCTTTAATATCTGAAATTGACCTCGAAAAAGGGCGCATTGGTCTCAATACAGCACTTTTAGAAAACTCTGCTGGAGAATTAATTATTGATAAGCAAAAAGTTATGCAAGAAGCAACTGAAAGAGCACTTAAAACTAAAGCACTCTTCGATAAAAAAGAACAAGATAAATGA
- a CDS encoding creatininase family protein encodes MNFKPIPNKFEYLNWQEIECVAKNKRSTVIWPFGAVEQHGPHLPLATDSIFVDEIISEVFKLFSADIPLKKLPTQYIGFSPEHKGFAGTISLSSNLLTSMIKEVGGQLSEMGFKRLILINGHGGQISLLNTAARELRSIAPGMAVFPCFLWSGVNGLSELLTKTEIEDGLHASLAETSLMMALKPELVGDERPNEGNKVEIPEGWSLEGNAPTAWLTDDFSKSGVIGDSRGANESLGKNLKELLINHWFKLIMNLMQSDWPNNY; translated from the coding sequence ATGAACTTTAAACCAATACCTAACAAATTTGAATATTTAAATTGGCAAGAAATTGAGTGTGTTGCAAAAAACAAAAGATCAACAGTGATTTGGCCATTCGGTGCTGTTGAGCAACATGGGCCGCATTTGCCTCTTGCTACAGACAGTATTTTTGTTGATGAAATTATTAGCGAAGTTTTTAAATTATTCTCTGCCGATATTCCATTAAAAAAACTTCCAACCCAATATATTGGTTTTTCTCCAGAACATAAGGGTTTTGCCGGGACAATTTCACTTTCCTCAAATTTACTAACCTCAATGATAAAGGAAGTTGGAGGTCAATTATCTGAAATGGGTTTTAAAAGATTGATATTAATTAATGGACATGGAGGTCAAATTTCACTATTAAATACAGCTGCAAGAGAGCTAAGAAGTATCGCACCAGGGATGGCAGTTTTTCCTTGTTTCTTATGGAGTGGTGTGAATGGATTGAGTGAATTGTTAACAAAAACTGAGATTGAGGATGGGCTTCATGCTTCTTTAGCTGAAACAAGTTTGATGATGGCTTTGAAACCAGAATTAGTAGGTGATGAACGCCCAAATGAGGGCAATAAAGTAGAGATCCCTGAAGGTTGGAGTCTAGAGGGCAATGCGCCTACTGCTTGGCTTACTGACGACTTTAGTAAATCAGGTGTTATTGGAGATAGTAGAGGAGCAAATGAGTCTTTAGGGAAAAATTTAAAGGAATTATTGATTAATCATTGGTTCAAATTGATTATGAATCTGATGCAATCAGATTGGCCAAACAATTATTAA
- a CDS encoding aldehyde oxygenase (deformylating), with translation MQTLESNKKTIEESTNPISLDLPDFTTDSYKDAYSRINAIVIEGEQEAHDNYISIATLIPNELEELTKLARMEMKHKKGFTACGRNLGVVADMEFAKKFFSKLHGNFQVALEKGNLTTCLLIQAILIEAFAISAYNVYIRVADPFAKKITEGVVKDEYLHLNYGQEWLKENLSTCKEELMEANKVNLPLIKKMLDEVADDASVLAMDREELMEEFMIAYQDTLMEIGLDNREIARMAMAAIV, from the coding sequence ATGCAAACTCTAGAATCAAATAAAAAAACTATTGAAGAATCGACTAATCCGATTTCTTTAGATTTGCCCGACTTCACTACAGATTCTTATAAGGATGCATACAGCAGAATAAATGCAATTGTTATAGAGGGAGAGCAAGAGGCTCATGATAATTACATTTCAATAGCAACTTTAATTCCAAATGAGTTAGAGGAGTTAACTAAATTGGCGAGAATGGAAATGAAGCATAAAAAAGGCTTTACTGCATGTGGAAGAAATTTAGGTGTAGTAGCTGATATGGAATTTGCCAAAAAATTCTTTTCTAAATTACATGGTAATTTTCAAGTTGCTCTTGAAAAAGGAAATTTAACAACATGTCTTTTAATACAAGCTATCTTAATTGAAGCATTCGCAATCTCTGCTTATAACGTCTACATAAGAGTTGCTGATCCTTTTGCAAAAAAGATAACAGAGGGAGTAGTTAAAGATGAATATCTTCATTTAAATTACGGTCAAGAGTGGCTTAAAGAGAATTTATCTACTTGTAAAGAGGAATTAATGGAAGCTAACAAGGTTAATCTTCCTTTAATTAAGAAGATGTTAGATGAAGTAGCAGATGACGCATCAGTTTTAGCTATGGACAGGGAAGAATTAATGGAAGAATTTATGATTGCTTATCAAGACACATTGATGGAAATAGGTCTAGATAATAGAGAAATAGCCAGAATGGCGATGGCTGCAATTGTTTGA
- a CDS encoding long-chain acyl-[acyl-carrier-protein] reductase: protein MFGLIGHSTSFEDAKRKASMLGFDHIADGDLDVWCTAPPQLVENVEVKSATGISIEGSYIDSCFVPEMLSRFKTARRKVLNAMELAQKKGINITALGGFTSIIFENFNLLQHKQIRNTSLEWERFTTGNTHTAWVICRQLEINAPRIGIDLKKATVAVIGATGDIGSAVCRWLINKTGISELLMVARQQEPLALLQNELDGGTIATLDEALPQADIVVWVASMPKTIEIDTDNLKKPCLMIDGGYPKNLDEKFQGENIHVLKGGIVEFFNDIGWNMMELAEMQNPQREMFACFAEAMILEFEKCHTNFSWGRNNISLEKMEFIGKASLKHGFSAIGLDKQPKVLTV from the coding sequence ATGTTTGGGTTAATTGGCCACTCAACCAGTTTTGAAGATGCGAAAAGAAAAGCTTCGATGCTAGGCTTTGATCATATTGCAGATGGTGATTTGGATGTTTGGTGTACAGCTCCTCCACAGTTGGTTGAAAATGTTGAAGTTAAGAGTGCTACTGGAATATCTATTGAAGGTTCTTATATAGATTCTTGCTTTGTTCCTGAAATGCTTTCTAGGTTTAAAACGGCAAGAAGAAAAGTATTAAATGCTATGGAACTAGCTCAAAAAAAAGGGATTAATATTACTGCTTTAGGTGGATTTACTTCTATTATTTTTGAGAATTTTAATCTTCTTCAGCATAAACAAATAAGAAATACTTCATTAGAATGGGAAAGATTTACTACTGGCAATACTCATACCGCCTGGGTTATTTGTAGGCAACTAGAAATAAATGCACCACGTATTGGGATAGACCTTAAAAAAGCAACTGTTGCTGTTATTGGTGCTACAGGGGACATAGGCAGTGCTGTTTGTAGATGGCTTATAAATAAAACCGGTATTTCTGAACTTCTTATGGTCGCAAGACAACAAGAACCACTAGCTTTATTACAAAATGAATTAGATGGTGGCACCATAGCAACTTTAGATGAGGCATTACCTCAAGCGGATATTGTTGTATGGGTAGCAAGTATGCCTAAAACTATTGAGATTGATACTGATAACTTAAAAAAACCATGTCTAATGATTGATGGTGGTTACCCCAAAAATCTTGATGAGAAATTTCAGGGCGAAAATATTCATGTTTTAAAAGGAGGTATAGTAGAGTTTTTCAATGATATTGGCTGGAATATGATGGAACTTGCAGAAATGCAAAACCCTCAGAGAGAGATGTTTGCTTGCTTTGCAGAAGCTATGATTTTAGAATTTGAAAAATGTCATACCAACTTCAGTTGGGGAAGAAATAACATTTCTCTTGAAAAGATGGAATTTATTGGAAAAGCTTCTTTAAAACATGGTTTTTCTGCAATTGGACTTGATAAACAGCCCAAAGTATTAACTGTCTAA
- a CDS encoding acetyl-CoA carboxylase carboxyltransferase subunit alpha, which translates to MAKRYLLDFEKPLVELEKQIEQIKELARDSEVDVSQQLLQLETLAARRREEIFKSLTPAQKIQVARHPQRPSTLDFVQMFCDDWIELHGDRNGGDDMALIGGIGSINNRPVLMLGHQKGRDTKENVVRNFGMAKPGGYRKALRLMQHANRFSLPILTFIDTPGAYAGLKAEEEGQGEAIARNLREMFGLKVPIVATVIGEGGSGGALGIGVADRLLMFEHSVYTVASPEACASILWRDAAKAPEAASALKITGKDLLKLGIIDEVLPEPSGGNNWDPLDAGNTLKEAIEKHLNSLLQMPEDELIEERYKKFRVLGKFIEANNIEEIYSEIPQKTE; encoded by the coding sequence ATGGCTAAACGTTACCTCCTTGACTTTGAGAAGCCTCTTGTTGAACTTGAAAAACAAATAGAGCAAATTAAAGAATTAGCTAGAGATTCAGAAGTAGATGTAAGCCAACAGCTTCTACAGCTTGAAACTTTAGCTGCTAGGAGAAGAGAAGAAATATTCAAATCTCTCACCCCTGCACAAAAGATTCAGGTAGCTAGGCATCCTCAAAGACCTAGTACTTTGGACTTTGTTCAAATGTTTTGTGATGATTGGATCGAATTACATGGAGACAGAAATGGTGGCGATGATATGGCACTAATTGGGGGGATAGGTTCGATAAATAATAGACCAGTGTTAATGTTAGGACATCAGAAAGGAAGAGATACAAAAGAAAATGTAGTAAGAAACTTTGGGATGGCAAAGCCAGGAGGTTACAGAAAAGCTCTTAGATTAATGCAGCATGCAAATAGATTCTCTTTGCCAATTCTTACATTTATTGATACTCCTGGAGCTTATGCTGGTTTAAAAGCTGAAGAAGAGGGCCAAGGGGAAGCGATTGCAAGAAACCTTCGAGAGATGTTTGGATTGAAAGTTCCAATAGTGGCTACTGTTATTGGAGAAGGAGGTTCCGGAGGTGCACTTGGGATAGGTGTTGCCGATAGGTTACTAATGTTTGAACACAGTGTTTACACAGTGGCTAGTCCGGAAGCATGTGCATCAATTTTGTGGAGAGATGCTGCGAAGGCACCAGAAGCGGCTTCAGCACTTAAAATTACAGGTAAAGATTTACTTAAATTGGGGATAATAGATGAGGTATTACCAGAACCTTCTGGTGGGAATAATTGGGATCCTTTAGATGCTGGTAATACACTAAAAGAGGCTATTGAGAAACACCTTAATTCTTTACTGCAAATGCCTGAAGATGAATTAATTGAGGAAAGATACAAAAAGTTTAGGGTTTTAGGTAAATTTATCGAAGCAAACAATATTGAAGAGATTTATAGTGAAATCCCTCAAAAAACTGAATAA
- a CDS encoding SDR family oxidoreductase, producing the protein MKSLKKLNKLKLAFITGATKGIGRSTAITFAHAGWDLILLSRNLDLMEKLKSELLTTKSKISLIKCDLSNPLEIEHCVKEAIEKYGCPSVLINNAGCAFNGPLVEMDLGQWEQTIQINLTSVFQICSSIIPQMRKNGGLVINVSSHASYNAFPQWGAYCVSKSALAMFTKCLREEERSNSIRACTITLGSVNTPLWDSESINADFDRTSMLSSSEVSDTILYMAQQPESQLIEDLTLMPSGGAF; encoded by the coding sequence GTGAAATCCCTCAAAAAACTGAATAAATTGAAACTAGCTTTTATAACAGGTGCTACGAAAGGTATTGGTAGATCTACCGCAATTACTTTTGCACATGCTGGCTGGGATTTAATTTTGCTCTCTAGGAATTTGGATTTGATGGAGAAACTAAAGAGCGAACTTTTGACTACTAAATCAAAAATTAGCCTTATTAAATGTGACTTATCAAATCCTCTAGAAATTGAGCATTGTGTTAAAGAAGCAATTGAGAAGTATGGATGCCCTTCAGTCTTGATCAATAATGCCGGTTGTGCATTTAATGGGCCTTTAGTTGAAATGGATTTAGGCCAATGGGAACAAACTATTCAAATAAACCTAACAAGTGTTTTTCAAATTTGCAGTTCAATAATTCCTCAAATGAGAAAAAATGGTGGTTTAGTTATTAATGTTAGTAGTCATGCCTCCTATAATGCATTCCCTCAATGGGGAGCTTATTGTGTTTCAAAATCTGCACTAGCTATGTTTACTAAATGCTTGAGGGAGGAGGAGAGATCTAATTCAATAAGGGCGTGCACAATAACTTTAGGTTCAGTAAATACTCCTCTTTGGGACTCAGAATCTATCAATGCTGATTTTGATAGAACTTCTATGCTCTCCTCAAGCGAAGTATCAGATACTATTCTCTATATGGCTCAACAACCTGAATCACAACTGATTGAAGACTTAACTTTAATGCCCTCTGGTGGAGCTTTTTAA
- the folE gene encoding GTP cyclohydrolase I, whose amino-acid sequence MTSTLPNDNIRNFDDQITNKLISEIIRDRIKNSGTRFSANDNIADFINPGELEILEREVASRVKDLLKSLIIDVENDHNTQETAERVSKMYLNEVFKGRYHQQPKVTSFPNDKNLDEIYTVGPISVRSACSHHLVPILGECWIGIKPGNKVIGLSKFARVADWVFSRPHIQEEAVMILADEIEKLCEPKGLGIIVKAQHYCMKWRGVKEPNTSMINSVVRGDFRHDLSLKQEFFELVKQQSATNNY is encoded by the coding sequence ATGACCTCTACATTACCCAACGATAATATTAGAAACTTTGACGACCAGATTACTAATAAATTAATCTCAGAAATTATAAGAGACAGAATCAAGAACTCTGGAACCAGATTTAGCGCCAACGATAACATTGCAGATTTTATAAATCCGGGAGAATTAGAGATTTTAGAAAGAGAAGTTGCCTCAAGAGTTAAGGACTTACTAAAGTCCCTCATAATAGATGTTGAAAATGATCATAATACTCAAGAAACTGCTGAAAGAGTTTCAAAAATGTATTTAAATGAAGTTTTTAAAGGCAGATATCACCAACAACCTAAAGTTACAAGTTTCCCAAATGATAAGAATCTTGATGAGATTTATACAGTCGGCCCAATTTCTGTTAGATCTGCATGCTCGCATCACTTAGTTCCAATTCTAGGAGAGTGTTGGATAGGTATTAAACCTGGGAATAAAGTCATAGGACTTTCAAAATTTGCGAGAGTTGCTGATTGGGTTTTTTCAAGACCTCATATTCAGGAAGAAGCTGTAATGATCCTTGCAGATGAAATTGAAAAACTCTGCGAACCTAAAGGTTTAGGCATTATTGTAAAGGCCCAACATTATTGTATGAAGTGGAGGGGAGTCAAAGAACCAAATACAAGCATGATTAATTCTGTTGTGAGAGGCGATTTTAGACACGATTTAAGTTTAAAGCAAGAATTTTTTGAGCTTGTAAAACAGCAGTCAGCTACTAATAATTATTAA
- a CDS encoding phosphoribosylanthranilate isomerase → MPKTNTLVKICGLTSEEQALQVAKLGAHAIGIISVEESPRYVSAQIKKKIFKTLENFYPKIDRVTVVQNCPIDLIIKNFLGNPSETIIQLHGDEDIDYCKKIREKIPYIGLWKAFRIKTEKDIDKIKPFEDFVDAILLDSWNKETYGGSGKKINSIYLKNLQFSKPWWLAGGISIEWINEILTDFKPDGLDISSGIEISPGLKDIKKTEDLFKLLKRI, encoded by the coding sequence ATGCCCAAGACTAATACTTTAGTTAAAATTTGTGGACTAACTTCTGAAGAACAAGCTCTTCAAGTCGCTAAATTAGGAGCACATGCCATTGGCATTATTTCGGTTGAAGAGTCTCCAAGGTATGTATCAGCTCAAATTAAGAAAAAAATATTTAAAACCCTAGAAAATTTTTATCCAAAAATCGATAGAGTAACTGTTGTGCAAAATTGTCCTATAGATTTAATTATCAAAAACTTCTTAGGCAACCCAAGTGAAACTATCATTCAATTACATGGAGATGAAGATATTGACTATTGCAAAAAAATAAGGGAAAAAATTCCCTATATTGGCCTATGGAAGGCTTTCAGAATAAAAACCGAAAAGGACATAGATAAAATAAAACCTTTTGAAGATTTTGTAGATGCGATACTACTTGATTCTTGGAATAAAGAAACTTATGGAGGTTCAGGAAAAAAAATAAATTCTATTTATTTAAAGAATTTACAATTTAGCAAACCATGGTGGTTGGCAGGTGGAATATCAATTGAATGGATTAATGAAATTCTTACTGACTTCAAACCAGATGGACTAGATATTTCAAGTGGTATTGAAATATCTCCAGGTTTAAAAGATATTAAAAAAACAGAGGATCTTTTTAAGTTATTAAAAAGAATTTAA